ATAATAATGGGAGTCCTGATGTTATTAATTTCACATCAAGTTACTCAGATATACTTGTTGACCAAGTGAGTTTCTTTGCCTGGGAATCTTATTACTATAAAGACTTTGTTCTTGATGATTTTGAGTACAGTGAGGTGGGTAACCCTGTTCCCGTACCGGCTACCTTGCTTCTGTTTGGATCAGGCCTGTTTGGTTTGGTCGGGCTCAGGCGACGATTTAATTGATACTAAGCTTTCCATTCATATTATTAAAAAGACAAGGCAGAACATTTCAAAATGTTCTGCCTTGTCTTTTTTGCTAACCCCGCAAAAGCTACACAAACCACAATAGTGTTAGAATATGCACATTGTTTTTTTACATAGCACTTCCGGTAAGTAAAAATGCTGCCCAGAAATAGGGATTCGGGTATTGCTTTTTAACTTTGAGCTGCGCCTGCCGTAAAGCCTCATCTTTATTCATCTTCGATAAATTGGTATAAAAGTTGATCATTATATCTCGGGTTGTTTCGTCATCAACCTGCCACAAGCTGGATATTAGCGAACGCGCTCCGGCATAGAGAAAGCCACGCGTTAAGCCAACAACATCATCGCCTGTAGCCACTTTCCCCAGAGCCGTTTCACAGGCGCTGAGAGTTACCAAATCGGCGTTCAAAGATAAATTATAAAGATCTCCTGCTCTCAATAGTCCGTCATTCATGTTATCTGCGGCCAGCAGCAGTGCTGAATTAAGCGGATTATCAATATCAAATATTCCATGGACAGCAAGATGGATTATGAAATATTTGCTCCCAAATTTTTGCAGATTGGTTTTAGAAGCATCGCTGCGTAAAAGAACATTGGATTCAGGAATTATTCTGCTAATGGCCAGAGCCTCGTCCTGTGCAAATTTTAAATCATATTTTGGGTCGTCCAGCTTAGGATTTCCGAAAATCAAAGCACCTCTATCTTCTTCTTTTGCCCGTTGTTTAAGAAAGCTCAGAACGCTGGCACTGGGCAGCATCCGAATGCTGAAGCGGTCAATCAGATATTCGTTGCCATCGAAAAGGGCGGCAAAAGGCAAATAATGCAAAGAGCCATGTGGAACGATAATCAATTTTTTTGTGTTAATTACAGGAGCTGCCAAAGAAAATAATTGGCGGTATAGCGCCTGACTATATTGTTTGAAATCCGGTAAGTCTTGAGCTGTAATGTTTTTGCGCAGAGCATCAATGTTATTTTCTAAATCCGCTACCGGCAGTTTCTTTGCCACAATTGTTTTGTCTGTTAAAATAAAAACATACCATTTACTGCCTGAACAATAATATTCCAGAAGTGTTTCATCGTCTTTAATCTTTTCCTGGATTTCGGTCGTGGAAGGAGTAGTTACGGAAACCAGAGCGGATAGTTCCGGCGCATTTTCCTGCAGGTTTTTTTTCAGTTTCAGGACAACCGCCCGTGTTTTACTTTGGCTTTCTTTATCTTCAGCAGATTGCGCCACAACGGTGAGGTCATTTTCCGCTTTGCTAAGCTCGGCCAGTGTTATCTTGATCTGCTCAGCTTGTCCGCCTCGAACTTTTATGTCCTTTTGCGAAGCAAGCAAGTCCACCAGGGCGCGGGATTTGGCACGCTCCACGTAAGCAAATGCTTCTGCATAACGGTTGTCAGCAAGAAGCAGTGCCGTCAATTCTGCGTAAGCAGATTGTTTATCGCCAACAAACCCGATGCGTCCCGCTTCGGAATTAATCGAAGAGCGCTGCTTTTCAATAACTTCGATTGTTTTTTTCAGCATGTCTTCTGCGGTACTTTTCCGGCCTTCGGCCAAAGCAATTTTTGCCCGATCCAGCAGTACAATCCAGTAAATACCCCCGATTTGCTCAATCTGCGGATGCCCTAAAAGCCG
This genomic interval from Pseudomonadota bacterium contains the following:
- a CDS encoding CHAT domain-containing protein, which gives rise to MKLKNYFTISAILLLASFFMACSLSRDIRLSSYAQKQQIHEIINTLQPRVENGDSVSSFQLFLLASSYNGIRNYSKALAITDLLQKQIDNGDSAFVGSDLTVYPQILRGSVYLDQGEFQKAIKEGHLAYKLLHEAGREKQSFYTSQMISIYDFLGVAYALSGNKADAQRIVNSLQNVSITLMNGPEKYSALARIYMALKEYDNALKAIRNPDAKVTGAITALYDQTFQEIPNLFILSKSLYETGNIIEAKNGYDRLLGHPQIEQIGGIYWIVLLDRAKIALAEGRKSTAEDMLKKTIEVIEKQRSSINSEAGRIGFVGDKQSAYAELTALLLADNRYAEAFAYVERAKSRALVDLLASQKDIKVRGGQAEQIKITLAELSKAENDLTVVAQSAEDKESQSKTRAVVLKLKKNLQENAPELSALVSVTTPSTTEIQEKIKDDETLLEYYCSGSKWYVFILTDKTIVAKKLPVADLENNIDALRKNITAQDLPDFKQYSQALYRQLFSLAAPVINTKKLIIVPHGSLHYLPFAALFDGNEYLIDRFSIRMLPSASVLSFLKQRAKEEDRGALIFGNPKLDDPKYDLKFAQDEALAISRIIPESNVLLRSDASKTNLQKFGSKYFIIHLAVHGIFDIDNPLNSALLLAADNMNDGLLRAGDLYNLSLNADLVTLSACETALGKVATGDDVVGLTRGFLYAGARSLISSLWQVDDETTRDIMINFYTNLSKMNKDEALRQAQLKVKKQYPNPYFWAAFLLTGSAM